The following coding sequences lie in one Enterococcus sp. 9E7_DIV0242 genomic window:
- the yaaA gene encoding S4 domain-containing protein YaaA: MKKTLILETDYMTLGQFLKEINVISSGGQAKWYLADTSVFVDGELENRRGRKLYPGMMIEVPEEGTFFMAKKEEPTDEAE, from the coding sequence TTGAAAAAAACACTTATTTTAGAAACAGATTACATGACGCTTGGTCAGTTTTTGAAAGAAATCAATGTTATCAGCAGTGGCGGTCAGGCAAAATGGTATCTTGCTGACACTAGTGTTTTTGTAGATGGGGAACTGGAGAATCGTCGGGGAAGAAAGCTGTATCCCGGTATGATGATCGAAGTGCCTGAAGAAGGTACTTTTTTTATGGCAAAAAAAGAAGAGCCGACTGATGAGGCTGAATAG